A single genomic interval of Chloroflexota bacterium harbors:
- a CDS encoding STAS/SEC14 domain-containing protein, with protein MITKFEQSSGNTIGYKISGTISKDDYAVMVPEAEALVDQEGDINMLLDLSEFHWEEISAWGADMKFGSTYRKKIDKMAIVGDSK; from the coding sequence ATGATTACGAAATTTGAACAAAGTTCCGGCAACACCATCGGCTACAAGATCAGCGGCACAATCAGCAAAGACGACTATGCTGTCATGGTCCCGGAAGCGGAAGCGTTGGTGGATCAGGAAGGGGACATCAACATGCTTCTGGACCTGAGCGAATTCCACTGGGAAGAGATCAGCGCCTGGGGCGCAGACATGAAATTTGGGTCCACCTACCGCAAGAAAATCGACAAAATGGCCATTGTCGGCGACAGTAAATGA